Proteins found in one Nostoc sp. NIES-3756 genomic segment:
- a CDS encoding DNA cytosine methyltransferase, producing MEDEKLKFADLFAGIGGFRLAFEKADYQCVFSCEINEACQKVYFNNFAEIPGDDIRKIDIQNLPYFDVLTAGFPCQPFSICGRRKGFQDTRGTLFFHICEIIEYIHPPVVVLENVKHILHHDQGRTLEIILYSLEDLGYVVNYELLNSKDFGLPQNRERVVFVATKDRKFDFARLKKTHPYPILREFLCTSGEFEYLNPQEYTLIANPKQQTSGLIFVGYRNKNIWKTGIRPNTEHLSRVHHQPNRVYSIDGVHPTLPSQETSGRFFIYIPEQNRVRKLTIRECYRIMGFPDNFQTHSNLAECYKQIGNSVAIPLIYELATQIKEQVFSCQNLEVETQMMGSKKNHSLKKPIQLELPLIINNEP from the coding sequence ATGGAGGACGAAAAACTGAAGTTTGCTGATTTATTTGCTGGTATTGGAGGTTTTAGATTAGCTTTTGAAAAAGCAGATTATCAGTGTGTATTCTCTTGCGAAATTAATGAGGCTTGCCAGAAAGTTTATTTCAATAATTTTGCAGAAATACCAGGAGATGATATTAGGAAGATTGATATACAAAATCTACCATATTTCGATGTTTTAACAGCAGGTTTTCCTTGCCAACCTTTTAGTATTTGTGGGCGAAGAAAAGGGTTTCAAGATACTAGGGGAACGTTATTTTTTCATATTTGTGAAATCATCGAATATATTCATCCTCCTGTAGTTGTCCTTGAAAATGTTAAGCATATACTACACCATGATCAAGGTAGAACTTTAGAAATAATATTGTATTCATTAGAAGATTTAGGATATGTAGTTAATTATGAACTACTTAACTCTAAAGATTTTGGATTACCACAAAATAGAGAAAGAGTAGTCTTTGTTGCTACTAAAGATAGAAAATTTGATTTTGCACGTCTCAAAAAAACTCATCCATATCCTATTTTAAGAGAATTTTTATGTACTTCAGGAGAATTTGAATACTTAAATCCTCAAGAATATACCCTTATTGCTAATCCAAAACAACAGACTTCTGGGCTAATCTTTGTAGGCTATCGTAATAAAAATATTTGGAAAACAGGTATTAGACCAAACACAGAACATTTATCCAGAGTTCATCATCAGCCCAATCGGGTCTACTCCATAGATGGAGTACATCCAACACTACCTTCACAAGAAACTTCTGGCAGATTTTTTATTTATATACCTGAACAGAATAGAGTTCGGAAATTAACAATTAGAGAGTGTTATAGAATTATGGGTTTTCCTGATAATTTCCAAACTCATAGTAATTTAGCCGAGTGTTATAAACAAATAGGTAACTCTGTTGCAATACCATTAATCTATGAACTTGCTACTCAGATTAAAGAGCAAGTCTTTTCCTGCCAAAATTTAGAAGTAGAGACACAAATGATGGGTTCTAAGAAAAATCATAGTTTAAAGAAACCCATTCAGCTAGAACTACCTTTAATCATTAATAATGAACCATAA
- a CDS encoding GTPase family protein — translation MVRLKLWQWVVLATPIASIVIFLLVFAGMQIHQWGINWIWGVFTLIFVAWRWLLVKWTKPAIQQVEAALADVQQELKFAAENTTPTISSETTQQVEAVLQEVLTAAQGDRPIWEDWTTFWQRCQDLVRAIALIYYPEAQYPLLNIYIPQAYGLIRGTVDDLDQWMQKLSPALNQVTIGQAYQAYEVYRKLEPSARKVLRAWNWAQWFLNPVAAVANRATKGTTNQANQQLLVNLGQLLREAALKNLCRQAIALYSGTTPPIPTATVSTPTLPKTKTQTLESILAQAEPVEKVEQKPVSILLAGRTGAGKSSLINTIFQSNLAEVDVLPSTAEIQNYHWQTQDGETLNLLDTPGYEQVKRSDLRDLVLKYATEADLLVLVTPVLDPALQMDVDFLREIKATVADIPAIAVVTQVDRLRPIREWQLPYDWQEGNRPKEIAIREATAYRENLLGEYCNLVLPVVTSDRQTGRTAWGIEALSLGLIEAIAPAKQLRLARFLRNLEARTVAAAKIIDHYTLQMATTQGLTALLKSPVLQFISTISTGSPTLAYVLAEQIPVEKLPIVIGKLQMAYDLFSLLKTEDSNNVNFDLLSLWPLLLENPATPDRNAWAFGHAVVEYWTQNLTVEQLRQRFDYYLQQV, via the coding sequence ATGGTGCGCTTAAAACTGTGGCAGTGGGTGGTATTGGCAACGCCGATCGCCTCAATTGTGATTTTCTTGCTAGTATTCGCAGGAATGCAGATTCATCAGTGGGGAATCAATTGGATTTGGGGCGTGTTCACCCTGATATTTGTAGCTTGGCGTTGGTTATTAGTAAAGTGGACAAAACCAGCTATTCAGCAGGTAGAAGCTGCATTAGCAGACGTTCAACAAGAACTCAAATTTGCGGCGGAAAATACCACACCAACCATCAGCAGTGAAACGACACAACAAGTAGAAGCTGTATTGCAAGAAGTTCTCACAGCCGCGCAAGGCGATCGCCCAATTTGGGAAGATTGGACAACATTTTGGCAACGTTGTCAAGATTTAGTCAGAGCGATCGCCCTGATATATTACCCAGAAGCGCAATATCCCCTACTGAATATATACATTCCCCAGGCTTATGGATTGATTCGAGGGACAGTCGATGACTTAGATCAGTGGATGCAGAAGTTATCACCAGCACTCAATCAGGTGACGATTGGGCAGGCATACCAAGCTTATGAAGTTTACCGCAAGCTAGAACCATCAGCACGAAAAGTATTACGTGCTTGGAACTGGGCGCAGTGGTTTTTAAATCCTGTGGCGGCGGTTGCTAACCGTGCTACAAAGGGAACGACTAATCAAGCAAATCAGCAATTATTGGTAAATTTGGGACAATTGCTCCGGGAAGCAGCTTTAAAAAACTTGTGTCGGCAGGCGATCGCACTATACAGTGGCACTACCCCACCTATTCCCACAGCTACTGTTTCCACACCAACCTTACCCAAAACCAAGACTCAAACCCTAGAAAGTATTCTCGCCCAAGCCGAACCTGTTGAGAAAGTGGAACAGAAGCCAGTCAGTATTTTACTGGCAGGAAGAACAGGGGCAGGAAAAAGCAGTTTAATTAACACAATCTTCCAAAGTAATCTGGCAGAAGTGGATGTGTTACCCAGCACCGCAGAAATTCAAAATTACCACTGGCAAACCCAAGATGGCGAAACCTTGAATCTGTTGGATACACCAGGCTATGAACAAGTCAAGCGGAGTGATTTACGAGATTTAGTCCTCAAATATGCTACCGAAGCCGATTTGTTAGTGCTAGTTACCCCTGTACTTGACCCCGCCTTGCAAATGGATGTAGATTTTTTGCGAGAAATCAAAGCCACAGTTGCAGACATTCCGGCGATCGCAGTTGTTACTCAAGTAGACCGTTTGCGTCCCATTCGTGAATGGCAACTGCCTTATGATTGGCAAGAAGGCAATCGACCAAAGGAAATTGCTATCCGAGAAGCTACAGCATACCGTGAGAACTTGTTGGGAGAATATTGTAATTTAGTTCTGCCCGTTGTCACTAGCGATCGCCAAACAGGTAGAACCGCTTGGGGAATTGAGGCTTTATCATTGGGATTGATAGAGGCGATCGCACCAGCAAAACAGCTAAGACTCGCCCGTTTCCTACGTAACCTAGAAGCGCGTACTGTTGCAGCCGCCAAAATTATCGACCACTACACCTTGCAAATGGCAACAACCCAAGGACTGACAGCATTACTCAAAAGTCCTGTGCTTCAGTTCATTTCTACCATCTCCACTGGTTCCCCAACTTTGGCTTACGTGTTAGCAGAACAAATCCCCGTAGAAAAGTTACCCATTGTTATCGGTAAACTGCAAATGGCTTACGATTTATTCTCACTGTTAAAAACAGAAGACTCTAATAACGTCAACTTTGATTTATTATCTCTGTGGCCGCTACTGTTAGAAAACCCTGCTACCCCAGACCGCAACGCCTGGGCTTTTGGTCATGCAGTTGTAGAATACTGGACGCAGAATCTCACAGTTGAGCAATTACGCCAACGTTTCGACTACTATTTACAGCAGGTTTGA
- a CDS encoding DUF1350 family protein, producing the protein METTLRFQPVSHSWVALHPKPKGVIQFIGGAFFGTFAPMLFYRYLLRYLFDNGYTIILLPFNFTFDHYVEAGFLIKEEYEIIPELIRRAKFAGYDYKAYLSDRNFSWIGHSIGCKYVALLEAFSALPREPEQLEEVIRDIVTKTSNPSETAKNERKIQTIVQNLESLINDLKQRRARATQLIKYYLGKEQDTYWDRREDPNIDKTYFKNLFIKGQTSILLAPVNSGTDSAIPKFLAKFIDKLGWGVKPTPQETFALIQATNLFNLLGLVSFKSDKLAKSTCEWFVNTFKKPPTDLQNNLAGGHLKPLGIKLGGYVVNFPDSLPIIESPQRRNAELEIYVGKLLGALEEERSS; encoded by the coding sequence ATGGAAACAACACTAAGATTTCAACCTGTATCTCATAGTTGGGTTGCTCTACATCCAAAACCCAAAGGTGTTATTCAATTTATTGGTGGGGCTTTCTTTGGTACTTTTGCCCCTATGCTATTTTATCGTTATTTACTCAGATATTTGTTTGATAATGGCTATACTATTATTCTTTTACCCTTTAATTTTACCTTTGATCATTATGTGGAAGCAGGTTTTCTCATCAAAGAAGAATACGAAATTATTCCAGAGCTAATTAGAAGGGCAAAGTTTGCTGGTTATGATTATAAAGCCTATTTAAGCGATCGCAATTTCTCATGGATTGGTCATAGTATCGGCTGTAAGTATGTTGCTCTTTTAGAAGCCTTTTCAGCTTTACCCAGAGAACCCGAACAACTAGAAGAAGTAATTCGGGATATTGTCACCAAAACATCAAATCCATCGGAAACAGCCAAAAACGAACGTAAGATTCAAACTATCGTTCAAAACCTGGAATCATTGATTAATGACCTCAAACAAAGACGTGCTAGAGCCACTCAATTAATTAAGTACTACCTTGGTAAAGAGCAAGATACTTACTGGGACAGAAGAGAAGACCCAAATATTGATAAAACTTACTTCAAAAACCTCTTTATTAAAGGACAGACATCAATACTTTTAGCTCCTGTTAATAGTGGGACTGATAGTGCCATTCCCAAATTTTTAGCCAAGTTTATTGATAAGTTAGGATGGGGAGTGAAACCTACTCCTCAGGAAACTTTTGCTTTAATTCAGGCTACCAATCTTTTTAATCTCCTGGGTTTGGTTAGTTTTAAGTCAGATAAACTTGCTAAATCAACTTGTGAGTGGTTTGTTAATACCTTCAAAAAACCCCCAACAGATTTACAAAATAATTTAGCAGGTGGTCATTTAAAACCATTAGGGATTAAATTAGGTGGCTATGTTGTGAATTTCCCCGATAGTCTGCCCATTATTGAGTCACCACAACGGCGAAATGCTGAGTTAGAAATTTATGTAGGTAAATTACTTGGGGCTTTGGAAGAAGAACGGTCATCATAG
- a CDS encoding serine hydrolase — translation MKSPFLLLGLVSTILLSTPANATRLESWKFDPNRNQLNITTDSEVKPTAFLINNPDRIVIDLPGTSFPANTQRRNFGAAVREIRLGKVENNTTRIVVELAPGYTTTPDKLVIKGDSASHWIVSFSAIRKEADNTVSSEEKIDIPVSQNLDFAGVVPLRREISQLDAQIKQLMNRYKSLSPGMFFLDMETGEYLDINGEKTFAAASTIKFPILIALFQEIDAGRVRPNETLVMRRDLMTGGSGNMQYRKAGTKFSLMETASKMMIISDNTATNMIIDRLGGKNRLNQKFRSWGLQNTIIRNLLGDFKGTNKTSPKDLVRLAAMISNNKLLSLNSNAQVMDIMSRCKNRSLLPVGLGKGAVIAHKTGTLGRVLGDAGIIQTASGKRYLAGIMVARPFGDARAKAFINQVSRLVYGYIDQPKSASNY, via the coding sequence ATGAAGTCACCTTTTCTCTTACTCGGTCTTGTCAGCACAATTCTTTTATCTACTCCAGCAAATGCAACTCGCTTAGAATCATGGAAGTTTGATCCAAATCGGAATCAACTGAATATCACCACTGACTCAGAAGTCAAACCCACAGCTTTTTTAATTAATAATCCAGACAGAATTGTTATTGACCTTCCGGGGACAAGCTTCCCAGCTAATACTCAACGTCGGAACTTTGGAGCCGCAGTACGAGAAATTCGGTTAGGTAAAGTTGAAAATAATACTACAAGAATTGTCGTTGAGTTAGCCCCTGGTTATACAACTACTCCCGATAAATTAGTCATTAAAGGTGATTCCGCATCACATTGGATTGTTAGCTTCTCCGCTATTAGGAAGGAAGCAGATAATACAGTATCCAGCGAAGAAAAAATCGATATTCCTGTTAGTCAGAATTTGGACTTTGCGGGAGTTGTGCCTTTAAGGAGAGAAATATCTCAGCTAGATGCACAAATTAAACAATTGATGAATCGATATAAGTCACTTTCACCCGGTATGTTTTTCTTAGATATGGAAACGGGTGAGTATTTAGACATTAATGGAGAAAAGACTTTTGCCGCAGCCAGTACAATTAAATTTCCCATTCTCATTGCTTTGTTCCAAGAAATCGATGCTGGTAGAGTCAGACCAAATGAAACTTTGGTGATGCGACGTGACTTAATGACTGGCGGTTCGGGAAACATGCAATATAGAAAAGCAGGCACTAAATTTAGCCTGATGGAAACTGCCAGCAAAATGATGATTATTAGCGATAATACCGCCACAAACATGATTATTGATCGCTTGGGCGGTAAAAATAGATTAAATCAAAAATTCCGTAGTTGGGGATTACAAAATACAATTATTCGCAATTTACTGGGAGATTTTAAAGGAACTAACAAAACTAGTCCTAAAGATTTAGTCCGGTTAGCAGCCATGATATCTAACAACAAGTTACTAAGTCTTAACAGTAACGCTCAAGTTATGGATATTATGAGTCGTTGCAAAAACAGAAGCTTGTTACCAGTGGGACTTGGAAAAGGCGCAGTCATTGCCCATAAAACAGGCACTTTGGGAAGAGTATTGGGAGATGCAGGAATTATACAAACAGCCTCTGGCAAGCGTTATTTGGCAGGTATTATGGTAGCAAGACCTTTCGGTGATGCTAGAGCCAAGGCTTTTATCAATCAAGTTTCCCGCTTAGTATATGGCTATATTGACCAACCAAAATCAGCCAGCAATTATTAA
- a CDS encoding sugar transferase, with protein MSVNNSHPSPKNLAVDGLAVVNYPISVKFTQQPLHPSSLSIIKRLIDIFGAIIGLFVTAIITVPIAILTIISDSGPIFYSQIRCGLNGRQFRIWKFRSMVVNADKMKHLVKNQAQGHIFKSVNDPRITPIGKFLRRTSLDEFPQFWNVLIGDMSLVGTRPPTPDEVIYYAPHHWQRLRVKPGMTGEWQTKGRSNIQDFETIVQMDLDYQRKWSIAYDLNLILKTVWVVLKKSGAC; from the coding sequence ATGTCTGTAAATAATTCTCATCCTAGCCCCAAAAATTTGGCTGTAGATGGATTAGCTGTTGTGAATTATCCAATCAGTGTAAAGTTTACACAACAGCCTTTACACCCTTCCAGTCTTAGTATTATCAAAAGATTAATTGATATTTTTGGGGCTATTATAGGACTTTTTGTTACAGCCATAATCACAGTTCCTATAGCCATATTGACGATTATTAGTGACTCCGGCCCAATATTCTATTCACAAATTCGTTGTGGTTTGAACGGTAGACAATTCCGCATTTGGAAATTCCGTTCTATGGTGGTAAATGCCGATAAAATGAAGCATTTAGTAAAAAATCAAGCTCAAGGTCACATCTTTAAATCGGTAAACGACCCACGTATTACCCCCATAGGCAAATTCCTTCGACGTACTAGTTTAGATGAGTTTCCCCAATTTTGGAATGTTTTGATAGGGGATATGAGTTTAGTAGGAACCCGTCCACCTACACCTGATGAAGTGATTTATTATGCACCCCACCATTGGCAAAGATTACGAGTTAAACCAGGAATGACTGGAGAATGGCAAACTAAAGGTCGTTCCAACATTCAAGATTTTGAAACTATTGTGCAGATGGATTTAGATTATCAACGTAAGTGGTCTATAGCTTATGACTTGAATCTGATATTAAAAACGGTCTGGGTAGTGTTGAAAAAAAGCGGTGCTTGTTAG
- a CDS encoding carbohydrate ABC transporter permease encodes MNWKMQNSRWRILVMYGLLGAIALLTLFPLLWLISTALKSPTENIFQSPPQLLPLQPTVDNFFKVWNALPFAQYLYNSTLVAVLTVGLNLLFCALAAYPLARLSFPGRDWIFIAIVSTIMIPFQIVMIPLYILTVQLGLRNTYLGMIFPSLASAFGIFLLRQAFMSVPKEIEEAARMDGSSELGLWWHIMLPAIKPALVTLAIFVFIGAWSDFLWPLIVIQDENLYTLPLGVAKLAGTFSLDWRLVAAGSVIAIAPVLILFLILQRYIVETDIGSGVKG; translated from the coding sequence ATGAATTGGAAAATGCAAAACTCACGGTGGCGAATCCTGGTAATGTATGGGTTATTAGGAGCGATCGCCTTACTCACACTTTTCCCTCTACTGTGGCTCATCAGCACTGCTTTAAAGTCACCAACAGAAAATATCTTTCAGTCTCCACCCCAGTTATTACCACTGCAACCAACGGTAGACAACTTTTTTAAGGTATGGAATGCTTTACCGTTTGCTCAATACCTATATAACAGTACTTTGGTAGCAGTGCTAACTGTAGGCTTAAATCTATTATTTTGCGCGTTAGCGGCTTACCCCTTAGCACGACTATCATTTCCGGGGAGGGACTGGATTTTTATTGCGATCGTTTCTACGATTATGATTCCCTTTCAAATCGTCATGATCCCACTGTATATTTTGACAGTGCAGTTAGGGCTACGTAACACTTATCTGGGGATGATTTTTCCCAGCTTGGCTTCTGCTTTTGGCATTTTCCTCTTAAGGCAAGCTTTTATGAGTGTCCCTAAAGAAATAGAAGAAGCTGCCAGAATGGATGGTAGTTCGGAGTTAGGTTTGTGGTGGCATATTATGTTACCAGCCATTAAACCAGCGTTGGTCACTTTGGCGATTTTTGTATTTATCGGCGCTTGGAGTGACTTTTTGTGGCCTTTAATTGTGATTCAAGATGAGAACTTATATACATTGCCTTTGGGTGTAGCGAAATTAGCGGGTACGTTTTCTCTTGACTGGCGGCTAGTGGCGGCTGGTTCAGTAATTGCGATCGCACCTGTGCTAATACTATTTCTAATCTTGCAGCGTTACATTGTAGAAACAGATATTGGCAGTGGTGTTAAAGGTTAA
- a CDS encoding catalase family protein produces the protein MSNPSISTTEQEALTDEVLASSLQSQRQNGPDLRQIHTKSHGLVWGEFIIEPNLPEHLQVGLFKIPQTYPVWIRFSNGGAPEKRGKLRSDNQPDVRGIAIKVMNVDGVKVLDDEEKTQDFILNSFPTFFTKDIRDYADIFKAGSGLLTPERTQELAYAFATLQKVVSRKVANPLLTQYWSMSPFKFGERIVKLSVKPQEPEQPPATLAEAENYLREAIVKYLTEEKRDAYFDFLIQFYVDEEKTPIENLVQEWQESDSPFIKVATVRIPSQTFDFEERKRLDEGLLFSPWHTIPEHEPVGSVNLSRKKLYSELAKARREQVSQRLREPQPYELVQDQPL, from the coding sequence ATGAGTAATCCATCTATATCTACGACTGAACAGGAAGCATTGACTGATGAGGTGCTAGCAAGTAGCCTACAATCTCAAAGGCAAAATGGCCCAGACTTACGGCAAATTCATACTAAAAGTCATGGTCTTGTTTGGGGAGAGTTTATCATCGAACCCAATCTTCCTGAACATTTGCAAGTAGGTCTATTTAAAATACCCCAAACCTATCCAGTTTGGATTCGCTTTTCTAATGGTGGCGCGCCAGAAAAGCGTGGTAAGCTGCGTTCTGATAACCAGCCTGATGTCCGAGGTATTGCCATCAAGGTGATGAATGTAGATGGTGTCAAGGTGTTGGATGATGAAGAGAAAACCCAAGACTTCATCCTTAATAGTTTCCCCACATTCTTTACCAAAGACATTCGTGACTACGCCGATATCTTCAAAGCTGGTAGTGGGTTACTCACTCCCGAACGGACACAAGAACTCGCTTATGCCTTTGCTACTTTACAGAAAGTTGTTAGCAGAAAAGTTGCTAATCCCTTGTTGACTCAATATTGGAGTATGTCACCCTTCAAGTTTGGGGAACGTATTGTCAAACTGTCCGTTAAACCGCAAGAACCCGAACAACCACCAGCTACATTGGCAGAAGCGGAAAATTATCTACGAGAAGCAATAGTTAAGTATTTGACTGAAGAAAAACGAGACGCATATTTTGATTTTCTGATTCAGTTTTATGTAGATGAGGAAAAAACACCGATTGAAAATCTCGTTCAAGAGTGGCAAGAAAGCGACTCACCTTTTATTAAAGTGGCAACAGTGCGTATTCCTAGTCAAACGTTTGATTTTGAGGAACGCAAACGTTTAGATGAAGGTCTGTTATTCTCTCCTTGGCATACAATACCAGAGCATGAGCCTGTAGGTAGCGTAAATCTGTCTCGGAAAAAGCTCTACAGTGAGTTGGCAAAAGCTAGACGAGAACAAGTTTCCCAACGCTTACGAGAACCACAACCTTATGAATTAGTTCAAGACCAGCCACTATAA
- a CDS encoding 5-formyltetrahydrofolate cyclo-ligase: protein MNQASNYQKSKVELRRDLIKTRRSLSVGEWREKSDRICTLLQSSPLFTQARTILAYFSFRQEPDLSPLFATTTHRWGFPRCIGESLYWHSWTPDEHLITNAYGIKEPSPQAPIINSVEVDLILVPSVACDYQGYRLGYGGGYYDRLLSSPEWSNKPTIGIIFDFAHVPQLPIEIWDQPLQGVITETQLTLTRNSTQII from the coding sequence TTGAACCAAGCAAGTAACTATCAAAAAAGTAAAGTTGAACTACGCCGGGATTTAATCAAAACTCGGCGGTCTTTGTCTGTTGGGGAATGGCGAGAAAAAAGCGATCGCATTTGTACTTTGTTACAATCTTCTCCCCTTTTTACTCAAGCAAGAACTATTCTTGCCTATTTCAGCTTTCGTCAAGAACCAGACCTCAGTCCTCTATTTGCCACCACTACACACCGTTGGGGTTTTCCTCGCTGCATTGGTGAATCCCTATACTGGCATAGTTGGACACCTGACGAACATTTAATTACTAACGCTTACGGTATAAAAGAACCATCACCGCAAGCGCCAATCATTAATTCTGTTGAAGTTGATTTAATTCTCGTTCCCAGTGTTGCTTGTGACTACCAAGGATACCGTCTGGGGTATGGCGGTGGATATTATGACCGCTTGTTGAGTTCTCCAGAATGGTCAAACAAGCCCACAATTGGGATTATTTTTGATTTCGCCCATGTACCCCAACTGCCTATAGAAATTTGGGATCAACCGTTACAAGGAGTCATAACGGAAACTCAGCTAACACTAACAAGAAATTCAACACAGATAATTTAA
- a CDS encoding GDP-L-fucose synthase family protein has protein sequence MTSLELKNKRILVTGGAGFLGRQVIEKLLQAGADTAKITVPRSRDLDLRVWENCQRAVDQQDIIIHLAAHVGGIGLNREKPAELFYDNLIMGTQLIHAAHQAGVEKFVCVGTICAYPKFTPVPFKEDDLWNGYPEETNAPYGVAKKALLVQLQSYRQQYGFNGIYLLPVNLYGPEDNFDPGSSHVIPALIRKVYEAQVRGDQQLPVWGDGSPTREFLYSEDAALGIVMGTQFYNDSEPVNLGTGYEISIRDLVTLICELMEFDGEIVWETDKPNGQPRRCLDTERAKQAFNFTAQVDFRQGLKNTIDWYRQHAN, from the coding sequence ATGACTTCCTTAGAACTGAAAAATAAACGGATTCTCGTCACTGGTGGGGCAGGGTTTTTAGGTCGTCAGGTAATAGAAAAGCTGCTTCAGGCTGGGGCTGATACAGCAAAGATTACTGTACCGCGATCGCGTGATCTAGATTTGCGTGTCTGGGAAAATTGCCAACGCGCAGTTGACCAGCAAGATATCATTATCCACTTAGCAGCCCATGTCGGCGGTATTGGACTTAATCGGGAAAAACCAGCCGAGTTATTCTACGATAACTTGATCATGGGAACTCAGTTAATTCATGCAGCCCATCAAGCTGGAGTAGAAAAATTTGTGTGTGTAGGTACAATTTGTGCTTATCCCAAATTCACTCCAGTACCGTTTAAAGAGGATGACCTATGGAATGGTTATCCAGAAGAAACCAATGCCCCATATGGAGTTGCCAAAAAAGCGCTTTTAGTGCAATTGCAATCTTATCGTCAGCAGTATGGCTTTAACGGCATTTACTTACTGCCAGTAAATTTATATGGGCCAGAAGATAACTTTGACCCTGGCAGTTCTCACGTTATCCCAGCTTTAATTCGTAAAGTTTACGAAGCCCAAGTCAGAGGTGATCAACAACTTCCCGTCTGGGGTGATGGCAGTCCTACCCGCGAGTTTCTCTATTCTGAAGATGCAGCGCTGGGTATTGTTATGGGAACTCAGTTCTACAATGACTCTGAACCCGTAAACTTGGGAACAGGTTACGAAATTTCCATCCGCGATTTAGTCACTCTTATCTGCGAATTGATGGAATTTGACGGTGAGATTGTTTGGGAAACCGATAAACCCAACGGTCAACCCCGTCGCTGCTTGGATACCGAACGGGCAAAACAAGCTTTTAATTTCACTGCCCAAGTAGACTTTAGGCAGGGATTGAAAAATACTATCGATTGGTATCGGCAACACGCTAATTAG
- the gmd gene encoding GDP-mannose 4,6-dehydratase — protein MSQNKRALITGITGQDGSYLSEFLLEQGYEVHGIIRRTSTFNTDRIDHIYEDPHKEGVKLFLHYGDLTDGTTLRRILEEVKPTEIYNLGAQSHVRVSFDSPEYTVDAVGMGTLRLLEAIRDYQHRTGTEVRFYQAGSSEMYGLVQAVPQSETTPFYPRSPYACAKVYAHWQTVNYRESYNLFACNGILFNHESPRRGETFVTRKITRAVARIVAGKQKNIYMGNLDAKRDWGYAKDYVRAMWLMLQQEQPDDYVIATGETHSVREFLELAFNHVNLNWEDYVEFDERYLRPAEVDLLIGDPTKAQQKLGWKPSVTFKELVALMVEADLQALGQTSPNGHGSLLPQDLATIRQELGVLHF, from the coding sequence ATGAGCCAAAACAAGCGTGCATTAATTACCGGGATTACTGGTCAAGATGGTTCATATCTAAGCGAATTTTTATTAGAACAAGGTTATGAAGTACATGGTATTATTCGGAGAACTTCTACCTTTAATACCGATCGCATCGATCACATCTATGAAGACCCCCACAAAGAAGGGGTGAAGTTATTTCTACACTACGGTGATTTAACCGATGGCACGACGCTACGCCGGATTTTAGAAGAAGTTAAACCTACAGAAATTTATAACTTAGGCGCTCAATCCCATGTGAGAGTAAGCTTTGATTCACCAGAGTATACAGTAGATGCTGTAGGCATGGGGACGCTGCGGTTATTGGAAGCAATTCGTGACTACCAGCACCGTACAGGTACTGAAGTACGCTTTTACCAAGCTGGTTCTTCAGAAATGTATGGTTTAGTACAAGCTGTACCACAAAGTGAAACCACACCCTTTTATCCACGCAGCCCATACGCTTGTGCAAAAGTTTACGCTCACTGGCAAACAGTGAATTATCGTGAATCTTACAATTTGTTTGCTTGTAACGGTATCCTGTTTAACCATGAATCCCCCCGCCGTGGCGAAACTTTTGTGACCCGGAAAATTACCAGAGCTGTTGCCCGAATTGTTGCAGGCAAACAGAAGAACATTTATATGGGTAATCTTGATGCCAAGCGAGACTGGGGTTACGCGAAGGATTATGTCCGGGCAATGTGGCTGATGTTGCAGCAAGAGCAACCAGATGATTATGTGATTGCTACAGGTGAAACCCACTCTGTACGGGAATTTTTAGAGTTGGCATTTAATCATGTAAATCTCAACTGGGAAGATTATGTAGAGTTTGATGAACGTTATCTGCGCCCCGCAGAAGTAGATTTACTAATTGGCGACCCTACGAAAGCACAACAAAAATTGGGCTGGAAACCTTCTGTCACCTTTAAAGAACTGGTGGCGCTAATGGTAGAAGCAGACTTACAAGCCCTTGGTCAGACTTCACCCAATGGTCATGGTTCACTGCTGCCACAGGATCTTGCTACTATTCGTCAAGAACTGGGTGTACTCCACTTTTGA